A stretch of Kyrpidia spormannii DNA encodes these proteins:
- a CDS encoding ABC transporter ATP-binding protein has product MKEVLADIQQVSVRFGGLWAVRRVDLQIRSDEILGIIGPNGAGKSTLLNVLSGLQRPSEGSFVVAGRVNPPPWVLASLGVGRSFQTVRLLRGGTVMENVLVGGHVHADRNLVDILFRRRVWKRSEQQLVERAREVLNFVDMAGQESVIADHLSLQERRRVEMARALMIRPKILLLDEPTAGFNPQESLQMADLIVRCKEAGIAVVLVEHNMRVLMRVAERVMVMDNGEKIAEGLPEAIARDKRVVEAYLGGAGGA; this is encoded by the coding sequence ATGAAGGAGGTCCTTGCGGATATCCAACAGGTTTCCGTACGGTTCGGAGGACTGTGGGCGGTACGGCGTGTTGACCTGCAGATCAGGAGTGATGAGATTCTCGGGATCATCGGGCCCAATGGTGCCGGGAAATCCACGTTATTAAATGTGCTGTCGGGTTTACAGCGACCGTCCGAGGGGTCGTTCGTCGTGGCAGGGCGGGTCAATCCACCACCATGGGTCCTCGCTTCCTTGGGAGTTGGACGGAGTTTTCAAACCGTTCGTTTGTTGAGGGGTGGAACGGTGATGGAAAACGTTCTGGTCGGGGGTCATGTTCACGCCGACCGAAATTTGGTGGATATTCTTTTTCGTCGCCGTGTTTGGAAACGGTCCGAACAGCAACTGGTGGAACGGGCCCGGGAGGTTTTGAACTTCGTGGATATGGCCGGCCAGGAGTCAGTTATAGCGGATCACCTTTCCCTTCAGGAACGGCGACGCGTAGAAATGGCCAGGGCGTTGATGATTCGGCCGAAGATCCTCCTTTTGGACGAACCGACGGCAGGTTTTAATCCTCAAGAATCCTTGCAAATGGCCGACCTGATCGTGCGCTGCAAAGAAGCGGGGATTGCGGTGGTGCTGGTGGAACACAACATGCGAGTCTTGATGCGGGTTGCCGAACGGGTAATGGTGATGGATAACGGGGAAAAAATTGCCGAAGGTCTACCCGAGGCCATAGCCCGGGACAAGCGGGTGGTCGAGGCGTATCTGGGGGGCGCGGGCGGTGCTTGA